The Megalobrama amblycephala isolate DHTTF-2021 linkage group LG8, ASM1881202v1, whole genome shotgun sequence region ttttgaacctAGACTGTCACCAatgaatcatttattataaGATAATGAACACTATGTTAAGGAAGTAAATAGAGTCTGTTTTGACATCATGTGGACttgttttcattatattttaagatattctTCGAGTTTGTATGTGTGCAAACCCAAGCAGTGACAATAAACGGTTTCAACAAACACCCGTGTGTCGTGATGCTGAATGTGAATGACAAAAAACACAAGCTAACACCATCCGTTATCTCTGTAAAGCGTGTTTTGAATGGATGTTCAAGCATTTTCAACATGAACCGCGCCGGCGACGGTGTAAAATTAGCCCGATTACGCGGGAAAACCGTGGACTTGGCAACCCCTGCTGTATGTAAATCTACTATTTAATATACATCtaattcattaatattaataaaaaagatgttttttttttttttggcattaaaataaacataaaaatcaaACTTAATTGCCCCTAAAGTGGAATTAGGCTATAGAAGCCCATTTCCGccaaatgagaaaaaaaggttacactttattgtacagtgccatagttacattgtaattactcaaataagtgctattaattaactacatgatgtacttactatagagttacttGTAAGTATGCagaatttactgttattactatagtaaatatGTAGTAATGTACgaaactaaaataaagtgttaccgaaacaatcatgcttttgtaaataataattatcGCAATCATGAATTATGGGGTTAAAAAGCGCCATATGTGACATAAAATTAAGACATATGCTGAGTTCCAAACatatatttcaactttttatgttataatttcgactttttatttcagtaatgaTTTACCAAACATGATTTCTCGTGTGGCGGAAGTGATCTTCCACAGTTTCCTGACAGATTCTCCAGCAGATCTCACAGTCATGGAGCTGTCTGAAGCTGAGTCGCGCATGCGCGCAGATGAGCTGTAGATCTGACGCCGCTCACTTCCGCTCAACATGGCGGCGCAGCGCAGGAGTCTGATGCAAAGCGTAAGAAAGTCCTTTTCTCTAATCATCAACACTCATTTACTAATGGATCATCTATaggttaaacacacacacacgtattaAAAGGGCCTTGAGTGAATTAATCTCGGTGTGTTGAGCTGCGACAGTTACTACAGTATATCTGTCTTTACTGCAGTAATTCCGATGTTTACTTTGTCTCTGATCTGAAATATTACTTTATCATATAATTACACAATAACTGACAGCTGAACCTGCATGAAtgtttacaaaagaaaagaaaagctaGTCAAAACATTTTTGATCAAGTCTTGCCTGAAAGTCTTTCTCGAAGGTTATTTAGTCACATGAATAAAGTTCTTGTTTTCctgtacaaatatatataaaaacattcttGAATCAAGATAAATTTACTAGAGAAGAAAAATTACTAATTAACAGATATTAaacagtgctgtcaaatcgattactCGAATCTAAAATAAGTTTGTTTActtaatatatgtgtgtatactgtgtatatatatatatatatatatatatatatatatatatatatatatatatatatatatatatatatatatatacatacatatatatatatataatgtactcttttcatatttatgtacatatatataatgtattgttttatatatatacatatatttaatgtactgtttatatatatatatatatatatatatatgtacatatatataaaaaacagtacatcatatctatatatatatatatatatatacatatgtttaatgtactgtttatatatatatatatatatatatatatatatatatatatatatataaaaacagtacatcatatctatatatatatatatatatatatatatatatacatatatttaatgtactgtttatatatatatatgtgtgtgtacatatatataaaaaacagtaCATCATAtctatacacacatatatatatatatatataaaatgtactgtttatatataaacagtacattatatattatatagtacattactgtttatatatatatatatatatgtatatatatatatatataaaatgtactgtttatatatatatatatatatatatatatatatacacatatatttaatgtactgtttatatatatatatatatgtgtacacacacacatatatataaaaacagtacattatatattatatagtacaTTACTGttcatacatatataaaaaagtagtttttttatttatatataaatatatatatgtgtgtgtgtgtttatacacattatgtaaacaaacttttagattagattaatcgatttgacagcactaatattgtcttttttttaatgaaaaatgaagtgagtttatgaATACACAATAACAAATATCAATAAacttgttttccctttgaattaagagtatttttctgaccccaatggcagatatttgttctcgttttatttataaactcacttaatttttatacattttcagaAAACACGACTTTCAAGTAGATGTATAttgatttaataatgtttaGATATTATATTTAGATATCATTATAAGGTGTCATTGTTACTACTTAGTAGTATTAATTAATAACATGCTTAATATATAGCTAGTTacataatttactattaatactATGGTAAGAATAACAAAGACCCTGTAAAATAAAAGTGTTAGTGATAttgtaaatgaataatttttgtgcgctGCACTTCAGAGATTGTGTTCAGATCTGATGATGTGTCGACGGTCAGTGTGATTGACAGATGGGTCAGGTGTGTGTGCTGTGATTTCAGCATCAGAGCTGGACGGACGATCTTCCTCTGTGTCAGCTGTGCGGCGTCGGTTCGGCCCCAAACTGCACGTACGGCCCTGACGGGAAAGGGACCCAGAGCCACCCGAACGAAGACGGACACTTCCGCTTCAGGTAGAGTCGCTCACAGCCGCCGCGGACGCCTGCGCAGGCTCAGTGTGAactgatgtcacatcctgtttCCTCCTCAGCACGGAGTGCTGCTTCCTCTACGGGGTGTTCAACGGGTACGACGGCAGCCGCGTGGCCAGTTTCGTGTCTCAGTGTCTGACGGCGGAGCTCTTGCTGGGTCAGCTGAGCGCCGGACACACGGACGCAGACGTGCGCAGAATCCTGTCGCAGGTACCAGAGCTTCACATCTGCACAGTTTACAGTTTTAAAGTTGTTCTTCACTATTGGGAGTGAAACGGCttcgcaaacaagaacaaatgtagggatCTGattgtgagtgacaggttgccccgccctcacgccagtaaacacgtTCAGTAACAGTgtgaatttcattattttaaaacaattccAGCTTATAATCAGCTCTACTGAACAcaacagtgtcattattcagtcaTGTGGATGATATTACGTGTCTTTTAAACTCTCAGGCGTTTGATGTTGTGGAGAAGAGCTACTTTGAGACCATTGATGATGCTCTCGCTGAGAAGGCCAATCTGCAAACACAGCTTCCTGAGGTGAGGACAAATGACTCAAATCACTGCTTTTGTTTTGGATAAGAGTGTTTGccacctctgtgtgtgtgtgtgtgtgtgtgtgtgtgtgtcagggcGTCTATCTGTCAGCGCAGACGCAGAAGATGGCGGAGCGGCTGAAGGCTTTAGAGCAGGAGGTTTCAGGTGGAGCCACTGCGATAGTCGCTCTGATTCTCAATAATAAGCTCTACATCGCTAACGTCGGTATgtgcatcacacacacacacacacacacacacacacacctgatctGAGGAATCTTTCACATCTGGAGCACAAACGCTGCTGTTGGATTGTGTGGTTCTTTTCTCCGCTCCAGGAGTTGTGATGatcagtgtgtgttttcaggTACCAATCGGGCTCTTCTCTGTAAGACCACTGCTGACGGTCAGAACCAGGTGATCCAGATTGGCCGAGCGCACACAACCGACAACGAGGATGAGCTGACCAGACTCGCCCAGCTGGgtcagtacacacacacacacacacacacacacacacacacacacacacacacacactctcactcacacaaaTTGAAAGcaagttttaaagggttagttcacccaaaaatgaaaataatgtcattaattactctccctcatgccgttccacacctgacttcgttaatcttcggaacacaaattaagatatttttgatgaaatccgatggctcagtgaggcctgcatagccagcaatgacatttcctctctcaagatccattaatgtactaaaaacatatttaaatcagttcatgtgagtacagtggttcaatattaatattataaagccacgagaatatttttggtgcgccaaaaaaaaaaaaaaaaacgacttatatagtgatggccgatttcaaaacactgcttcaggaagcttcagagcgttatgaatcttttgtgtcgaatcatgattcagatcgcgtgtcaaaccgctgaaatcacgtgactttggcgctccgaaccgctgattcgacacaaaagattcataacgctccgaagaaCTGAACTGGTTCAAAAAGTTTGATTCAAAGGTTCTTTTGTGCCATCACATGATAATTTGGCCCCTGGCCCCTGCTTATGCTGCGACTTATTTGTGATTATGATCGATTGTAATCAGCATGTGTGTCATTTGAGTTTGTCACATGTGTGAATGATTGACATCATCTCTCTCAGGTCTGGATCCGGTGCGTCTGAGGCAGACCGGACTGATCTCGGGTCAGAGCAGCACTCGACGGATCGGAGACTACAAAGTCAAATTCAACTACACAGACATCGATGTGCTCAGGTGTGTTTCTGCTCGCTGGATTCAAAGAGTGTAAAATCTGTTCACATGCATCAACATCATATACATTAACACATGAAAACTGCTAAAATAAGAAGCTAAAAACTCCTAATATTAATGCCCACAATTCCAAATTATGTTCTATTAAAACTAGTTCTGTTTTGGTCATGTGTCTGTATTCAGTGCAGCAAAGCATAAGCCAATCATCTCCGAGCCTGAGATCCACGGCGGCCAATCGCTGGAGGGCGTGACAGGCTTCCTGTTACTGATGTCCGAGGGGCTTATTAAAGCCCTGGAGTCGGCACACGGACCCGAGCAGGTCAACCAGGTGATTAATCTGCCAATTAAAGagtaaaatgacatttattgtaTCTGAAGATCTGTTGCACTGCATTAGTATTGAATGTAAatgtttgaaatgttaaaattgtCATGAAAGGGAATTGCGCTTCTCAAActtttgattttgattggatggttgtggtttgctattggtggatctcatgtgagtgacaggttgccccgccctcatcatcagagaagagatgctgcaagaggaagatattctgattcaagattaccagaacatgaatttaacacaataatgatgtgcaccgataaatcatttagaataaaTTCATcattgatttcatggtgactttaaataaTTCTCCAATTTCTGAGGCtccaaaaacaataacaatcggTTCCACGGCATAGTTTCGATAtcctggactacatttcccatgttCCCCTCTCAGGAGATCGTTGCCATGGTAGCAGCGGAGTTGGCTCTGCAGTGCAATCTAGAGGCTGCGGCGCAGTCGGTGGTGGAGCGCGTCAAACGTCTTCATCATGACGTGTACGTCAGCGGCAGACAGAGGGCGCCCCACTGCGCGAGACATGAAGACATGACGCTGCTGATCAGAGTCATTAACTACCCGCTGGCGGACGGATCACTCACTCCCACACAAGGTgaaagacacacaaacacaacagctGCTTCACGCCACAGCAGGGTTATAAtcgttaaatattaaaaacatttctgttaattgaaataaagttgaaataaaacataaaatagttgAAAATAAGTAATTTTGTAGTGTTTCACAGCTCGGTGCATTAATTCAATATGTGTGTTTATCAGTATTACATCATCACACTGACTCTGAATGATGGTGTGTGTTTCAGGAGGACGGATCTACCCGGTGTCTGTGCCGTACTCCAACCATCAGAGCACCAGTAAGACCAGCGTCATGCTGTCTCTCGTCATGCCGGCTCAGGGAACACTGACCAACGGCTCCAACACTGCGTCCACACTGGAGGGAGACACACCCACTGCtgggtaacacacacacacacacacactctctctcacactcacacacacactcactctctctcacacacgtcattttccatttttattttaatttcagtgaaaTTTTTATCGTTTAATTGTGTTTTTGCCATTTctattagttttagtttttttatacactaccgtcaaaagtttggaataaataagaaatctcttctgctcattaagactttttaaaatcCTAATTATTCCAAATGGAATAATTTGCCCATCATTTTTACTTCAGttgtagttattttagtacagacccgattccaaaaaagttgggacactgtacaaattgtgaataaaaacagaatgcaatgatgtggaagtttcaaatttcaatattttattcagaatacaacatagatgacatatcaaatgtttaaactgagaaaatgtatcattttaagggaaaaataagttgattttaaatttcatggcatcaacacatctgaaaaaagttgggacaaggccatgtttaccactgtgtggcatcccctcttctttttataacagtctgcaaacgtctggggactgaggagacaagttgctcaagtttaggaataggaatgttgtcccattcttgtctaatacaggcttctagttgctcaactgtcttaggtcttctttgtcacatcttcctctttttgatgcgccaaatgttttctatgggtgaaagatctggactgcaggctggccatttcagtacccggatccttcttctacgcagccatgatgttgtaattgatgcagtatgtggtctggcattgtcatgttggaaaatgcaaggtcttccctgaaagagacgatgtctggatgggagcatatgttgttctagaacttggatatacctttcagcattggtGGTGCCTTTtccacgcactcatgcaaccccataccatcagagatgcaggcttctgaactgagcgctgataacaacttgggttgtccttgtcctctttagtccggatgacatggtgtcccagttttccaaaaagaacttcgaattttgattcgtctgaccacagaacagttttccactttgccacagtccattttaaatgagccttggcccagagaaaacgcctgcgcttctggatcatgtttagatatggcttcttttttgatctatagagttttagccgggaacggcgaatggcacggtggattgtgttcagcgacaatgttttctggaagtattcctgagcccatgttgtgatttccattacagtagcattcctgtatgtgatgcagtgccgtctaagggccgaagatcacgggcatccagtatggttttccggccttgacccttacgcacagagattgttccagattctctgaatctttggatgatattatgcactgtagatgatgataacttcaaactctttccAATTTtgtctctgagaaactcctttctgatattgctccactatttttcaccgcagcattgggggaattggtgatcctctgcccatcttgacttctgagagacactgccactctgagaggctctttttatacccaatcatgttgccaattgacctaaaaagttgcaaattggtcctccagctgttccttatatgtacatttaacttttccagcttcttattgctacctgtcccaacttttttggaatgtgtagctctcatgaaatccaaaatgagccgaTATTtggcatttcaaaatgtctcactttcaacatttgatatgttatctatattctattgtgaataaaatataagttcatgagatttgtaaattattgcgttccttttttattcacaatttgtacagcgtcccaacttttttggaatcgggtttgtacatcaAGTTaagcaaaatgaaaataagaaaaatatttgattgtatttcagttaatgtttatttttattgtaagtactaaaaatatttgtatagttttagtaaaatataataaccCTGCACCTCACCTATTGTTATTTCCTACAGCTGAATGTGTTTATAACTGTACATAGACGTGTAAATAACAAATGAATCTCTCTCCACGGTCCCTCACTTAACACTAGTCTAATGGCACCTCTGATTCCCCTGACCATAGACACCTTACAGCCCATCACTGAGAGTCCTGACCCCGCCCCTGTCCTCACCTGTGCCTCTGACCCCGCCCCTCACCCTGACCCCAcccctctgtctgtctgtgctCCTCCCATCAGTCAGAGTCCCACGGCGACGCTGCAGTCGACCAACACGCACACGCAGAGCTCCAGCTCCAGCTCCGGAGACGGCAGTCTGTTCCGGCAGAGAGGCAGCCAGGCGGCTCAGCCCGACGAGACCGGACGCGTGCCGCCCTACGTGGACTTCAGCCAGTTCTACCGGCTCTGGGGAATGGACCACAGCGACGGCCAGGGTCTGTCCGGAGAGATGGGACCGCAGTGACGTGTGCAGTACGTGAGCACTGGACTCGAGTCAGCATGTTGCTCTTGGTCCAGTTAAAGGATGATTTTGGATTAGTCGAAGAGCACGACTGACTGTATCAAAGGGAACAAAGCATCACAAAGTGTCACAGGAGACATTGATTGTGTTCATTCGCAGTGACGtttatgttgttattattacttGTCCTTGAGTTTTATAACAgttcacattttttctttttctgcttCTGTGAAGTCTGACGTCTGTTTTCGGTGAGATCAGCGAGTCtcctgcatgtgtgtgtgtgtgttttctgtgttctTTGAGTTTTAGTACCTTCCTATAATAAACAGTAGAGGCTCTTATTACATTCTGGTTGGATTTTTCTTCCTTCTGTTTTTCTGCCCTCAGCGTGTCTGTGCGTCAGAGACCCTGAAGCTGCTCTCAAATCTCGTCACCCGACTCTTCTGTGCTGCTATAATGCACAGATGAATCTAACAGTTGTGATTtcactgaatgattcattcgCTGATTTAGTGATTATTTCAGTCATTTGAGGAAGAACTAACGTACGAGTTCTTATGTGTTTGTCATGCAAAAAAAAGATGCCTCTGAATCTTCAAGATATACACTGCCCtcaaaaagtttggaaacgccctagaaaagtggggttttggacaatattggcatgaatcctttttaatttgtgataattttgcactgataagggacaacacaaactacgaaaacatattttattacataaacagtttatacatagaaaaaacttcatcaaaatatccagcattagcagctatctgacctaaactgggttctgattgtgttctaaacttaattggcaatcaaatgttgaagctattaaggtgtgctgacccaaacatcttttacaaacctgggccaagtttaaaccagtaaccagcatcacagctggcaaaggggcatgtctgactttgacatgtagatattgccattattatgtaatcaaaatgaaaattattattgctggtctagTTACTTTAATgcatttgcaccaaaaaatgataaggatttatgctgatatcatccaaaaccacactttacCAGGGGtctttccaaacttttggagggcagtgtatatgcAGGATGTCCAGTACCAGTTTTTTTCTTAGAGTTAGccacaaggtggcgctataacaagTGAAATTGCTTCTATCTCAAGAGACTTCTTGTTTTGAATTTCCTGGAAAACACATGATACTGTAATGATGAATCCTCAAGAGTCCCTAATGGAAAAACAattataaaaacacattcactgGTGTTCATGAAACCACTTTACACCTTCCGGTCAATGCACATCAAGTCCATCCTGCATTTTCTTTTCTCGTTTGATATCCTGATCAGATGTCgggttatttttgctttaacaAAGAACAACTGAAAGGTTGTCGGAAATTTTTAAATCTGTCAATCTCAGAGAGagtcaaataaatattttttatgtacaccgatcaggcataaaattatgagcaccttcctaatattgtgttggtgccaaaacagccctgacccgtcgaggcatggactcctctagacccctgaaggtgtgctgtgggatctgcaccaagatgttagcagcagatcctttaagtcctgtaagttgtgaggtggatcctccatggatcggacttgtttcttcagcacatcccacagatgctcgattggattgagatctggggaatttggaggccaagtcaacacctcaaactcattgttgtgctcctcaaaccattcctgatcCATTTttgtgcattatcctgctgaaagaggccaccagggaataccgtttccatgaaaggctgTACATGGtctcaacaatgcttaggtaggtggtacgtgtcacagtaacatccacatggatggcaggacccaaggtttcccagcagaacattgcccaaagcatcacactgcctccgccggctcgccttcttcccatagtgcatcctggtgccatgtgttccccaggtaagagacgcacacgcacccggccatccacgtgatgtagaAGAAACCGTGATTCATCAGACaagaccaccttcttccattgctccgtggtccagttctgatgtcacgtgtccactgttggctctttcggcggtggacaggggtcagcatgggcaccctgactggtctgcagctatgcagctccatacgcaacaaactgatgcactgtgtattctgacacctttctatcagaaccagcattaacttctggagcagtttgagctacaggagctcgtctgttggatcggaccacacgggccagccttcaatgagcctcggccgcccatgaccctgtctccggttcaccactgttccttccttggagcacttttgatagatactgaccactgcagaccgggaacaccccacaagagctgcagttttggagatgctctgacccagtcgtctagccatcacaatttggcccttgtcaaactcactcaaatccttacgcttgcccatttttcctgcttctaacatcaactttgaggacaaaatgttcacttgctgcctaatatatatatatatatatatatatatatatatatatatatatatatatatatatatatatatatataaagattcAAATTATGTCACTTCCTGTGCGTCACaattattaaatacatatttggtAACAGGAAGAAAACCATGCAGTAACAGGGTTGTGTAAAAATATCTGAGAaactaataaacattaaattttacataattaatattacttattTACTGATCTGATCTGGATAGAGACGTAAAAAAATCACATTGCAGATGTTTTATGTGTCTAAAAACCACTAGTTTTCATGCGAGGATCATTTATGTGAGATGATAGTTTGTCTAAAATATCagttcaac contains the following coding sequences:
- the tab1 gene encoding TGF-beta-activated kinase 1 and MAP3K7-binding protein 1 isoform X1, with product MAAQRRSLMQSHQSWTDDLPLCQLCGVGSAPNCTYGPDGKGTQSHPNEDGHFRFSTECCFLYGVFNGYDGSRVASFVSQCLTAELLLGQLSAGHTDADVRRILSQAFDVVEKSYFETIDDALAEKANLQTQLPEGVYLSAQTQKMAERLKALEQEVSGGATAIVALILNNKLYIANVGTNRALLCKTTADGQNQVIQIGRAHTTDNEDELTRLAQLGLDPVRLRQTGLISGQSSTRRIGDYKVKFNYTDIDVLSAAKHKPIISEPEIHGGQSLEGVTGFLLLMSEGLIKALESAHGPEQVNQEIVAMVAAELALQCNLEAAAQSVVERVKRLHHDVYVSGRQRAPHCARHEDMTLLIRVINYPLADGSLTPTQGGRIYPVSVPYSNHQSTSKTSVMLSLVMPAQGTLTNGSNTASTLEGDTPTAGQSPTATLQSTNTHTQSSSSSSGDGSLFRQRGSQAAQPDETGRVPPYVDFSQFYRLWGMDHSDGQGLSGEMGPQ
- the tab1 gene encoding TGF-beta-activated kinase 1 and MAP3K7-binding protein 1 isoform X2 — its product is MAAQRRSLMQSHQSWTDDLPLCQLCGVGSAPNCTYGPDGKGTQSHPNEDGHFRFSTECCFLYGVFNGYDGSRVASFVSQCLTAELLLGQLSAGHTDADVRRILSQAFDVVEKSYFETIDDALAEKANLQTQLPEGVYLSAQTQKMAERLKALEQEVSGGATAIVALILNNKLYIANVGTNRALLCKTTADGQNQVIQIGRAHTTDNEDELTRLAQLGLDPVRLRQTGLISGQSSTRRIGDYKVKFNYTDIDVLSAAKHKPIISEPEIHGGQSLEGVTGFLLLMSEGLIKALESAHGPEQVNQEIVAMVAAELALQCNLEAAAQSVVERVKRLHHDVYVSGRQRAPHCARHEDMTLLIRVINYPLADGSLTPTQGGRIYPVSVPYSNHQSTSKTSVMLSLVMPAQGTLTNGSNTASTLEGDTPTAGHLTAHH